The Candidatus Cloacimonadota bacterium genome segment AAAAAACATAATATTTATTTTTCTCTTCTCAAATATATCCACAATAAAGGTATTAAAATCTGTGATCTAGGTTGCAAAAGCGAAAAGGAATACGAAAAGGTTAGAAAAGAGAAAATAGAAGACTTCAAAAAAATTATTGCAGATGGAATAAAGGATGGCAGCATTTCAAAAGGAATTGAACCGGAAATAGCCGTGATGTTTTTCCTGAACAACCTCTATATAAATATGCATACATACCATAATAAAAAAGATGTAACGGACGATTTCTTAGAAAAAGCAACGAAATTGATGCTGAAAGTTTTTAAATAACAAGGTAATTATGAAAAAAATAATTCTAATAGCAATTTTGCTTCTATCGTTTTTTTCGTTACAAGCAAAAGTCGAGATAGAAATTCCATATCTGAATCAACAGCCGCTAATAGACGGCTTTGAGAGCGATGGTGAATGGATTTATGCCGTAAAGATTGATACTTTTTATCAAATTGCTCCGGGAGACAACACAACTCCATCCAGTAAAACAGAGGCATTTTTGGGGTACGATAATAAAAATCTGTATTTGATGGCAAAGTGCTATTTTGATGACCGGAAACGAATGAGAGATTTCCATTGTAGCCGCGATCATATCTATACCACCGATAGGGTGTTTTTTTTCTTTGACACATTTCATTCAAATGATCAAGCGTATTATGTAGGCTCGAATCCAAATGGAGAGCAAGCGGACGGTTTAGTTCTGGATAATATTGACCCGTCTATTGACTTTTTTTACGAATCGCAAGGTTCAAAAACTGAATACGGTTATCTCATTGAAATGGTTGTTCCGCTAAAAAGTCTTAAGTATAAAAGTGGAAAAAACGTAACTTGGGGCGGTTTTATCAAACGTCATATTCCGGATGGAAACGAAGAAATTACTTGCTTCCCTGTTCAGCGAGGTGGCGGAAATTTCTATGATAATTATGGAATTTTTACATTTGCCGAGCTCCCTACGAACAGAAATTTGAAAATAATCCCCTCGGTAATCGGAATGTATCAAGATGAAAAGGATAATACAACCGGAATCAAAGAAAAAAATACGGATACGGAAGCGGAATTAAACGTATTTTATGAACCGAACTCCAATCTAACTTTAACCGCAACCATAAATCCGGATTTTAATATTATCGAAGCAGACGGACTGGATGTGGATGTGAACATGCGATACCCCCGTTTTTATAATGAAAAAAGACCCTTCTTTATTGAAGAATCAAATCCATTTTATACAGACCTGATAATTTTCAACACAAGAAATATTGTTGCACCAAAATGGGGAACAAAACTTTCCGGATTATTGGGTAAAACTTCTGTTTATGCGTTAGCGGCAATGGATGAAAATGTGTATGGTGATAGATTTGGGTTTGATGAGAATGTATCTGCCAATGTTCCATTTGCTTTTGCAAGTTTCAAAAACAAATTACGCCACGGAAATGCGTTTATGCGGGTTGCTTCGACTCTGCGAAGTTTCAAAAACAAGGAGAATTATGTTTTTAGTGTTGATGGAAATAATCGTTTTTCAAATGAGATAAACTGCGATTTTCAATTGGTTGCGACCACAAACGAAGTAACAGACACCGCAGGAGTTTCATCCATTAATAAAGGATTTGGTTATGCGTTTGATACTGATTATTATAATGGAATCTGGTTCTTGAATCTGGAAATGAAGGGGATGACGAAAGATTATGTTGCTGATTTGGGGTATGTTACAGAACCTGATTTTCAAAAGGCAGATACGAGGATTGAATATCAGATTCGTTCTCACACTGATGAGGATTTTATTCGATATATGGAATTCGGGTCATCTCAATATGTAATCTACGATTTTGATTTCGGTAAATTCAAATCAAGTCGCTGGGAAATTATGAACGGTGGAATATTCAAGAATCGGTTTGAATATTGGACCGGTTTTGAAACATATTATGAAAATTACGGTGATGAAAAATATTTCAAATATTTTCCCTGGCTGGTTATGGAATATAGTCCAAATAAATTAATTTGCGGCAAATTACTTTTGGTGAGTGGGGAAAATTTGTGGTACGGTTATGATGAAGTAACCGGTTTGGATGATGGATTGATGGCAGATTACCATAAATATGAAACAACTCTGATCTTTCGCCCGACCAACACGATTGATTTGGAAATCGAACAAAAATATCATGAAATGGATTATCTTTATATTGCTCGAACTCTCGAAGCAAAACTCAAAGTGCAGTTTCACAAAAATTTCTGGATAAGGGCAATTTTGCAATATTCAAATAATGATATTTTTGCATTTGATAAAAAGAGCAGAGAAATTGCTTTTTATCCACTTTTCACCTATAAGCCCAACGCAAATACATCCGTATATCTCGGGGCGAACAAATTAATGGATAAAGAGAAATATATCAGCAACGAAGAGACTTTCACTGATGAGAATGTAACTAATTATTTTTTAAAAATCAGCCACACGTTTGACATATTTTAAGGAATTTTATGGTTACAAATTCAACGCTTGAGAATCAATGTCCGGAATTTTCGGATAAGCAGATTTTTCAGGCTATGGAACAAATGGATGCGGGATATCTATCACAGGATTATTACAAAGGTGGAAAATTAATGATTAAGTTAGAAAACGATCTGGAAGAAACTTTTGACGGAAAATCTTATAGCTGGACTGAGCATATTTCTCGCAAATGGGGGCAGTGGTTAGATGATCCCGAAGAATTTAGAAAATTATTAACAAAATATGGATTTGAATTTAAAAAGAAATAATAGGAGACAGTATGTTAAATTACACAGAAACAATTAACAGGCTTAACGAAGCAGTTAGAACAGGTTATGAAGTTAATTTGCAAAAAATCAAAACAATTTGCGAAGAAGAACAAGATCAGAAGAATAAATTTCAGAAATTTGCTTTTACAATTGCCGAAAAACTCCTTTTTTATGCTGAATTTGAGCGGGAATATTCGGAAGATTATTACAAAGAAAATTCTCCGGATTATCTGAAAGCAACCAATGCAAAATTATTTGCCGAATTAACCGAAGAAAATTATTCCACTTGCTACGCCAATCCGGAATATACCTCAAAAATATTTGGGACTAAACTGGGACCAATGTTTGCCAGCTATTACACTTCTGTTAGAAGTTGTTTGAATTTTGCAATGGAGCATAAATTATATTCCCTTAAACGAAAATTCGGGCAATTTATTGAGATGTATGAATTGATAAAAACAGGAAGTGAAGATCTGGTCAAATACAGGGAAATCATCATTAAACTTACTAAAGATCTGAATGTGGATCGCTCCACTATTGCACTTCTTGAACGATTTGACCCGGCAATTTCCAAGTGTGGTGATATTGTAATGAACGCAGATCTTTCCAATATGAATTACCTTTATCAATATGGAAAAAATATTTCGGAAAATGAGAGTCGGACTGCACAATTTTTGTTAGACTATCCTGAAGAGAAAATCAAAGAACTTGTGAAAGCAATGGTGAAAGCATATATTCGTGGTTTTGAGCTTGCCAGAAAAAATCTTAAAAAGAAAGAAACTCTCAAAATCATCTACAATATTGGGCAGGAAAGAATAGTTCGCGAACTTGTGAAAAATTTAAATGCAAAAGGACTTAAGGTAATCTTGAATGATGCTATCTCTACAAGTCCAAACAGGCAATACGTTTATGATCATCGCTTTGATAGTGCCCTTTATTTCGATGAAGATTTCGTAAAAAGAATGCTTGCTCTTCAAGAGGAAATTATGGAAGACTGCTCCGATCTTTTGGTGAAATATTCCGGTCCGATATATTTTGACAAATTCGGAGAAAAACCATTCAAACCTATTCAAAAGAAAACTTGCCTGAAGCTTTCCGGAGAACAACAGAAATTGAACCAATCCTATAGCATTTCTATGAATAAATTGTCACAGAAATATATGCCGAGAACAGAAACGAGTTTTTCGATAATCGGATTTCCGGTTCCGGATATCGGAGAGCAATTTGAGGCTATCTTCGAGGATACACTTGCTCTGAATATGATAGATACCGACCATCACGAACAAATTCAGCAGTATATTGTGGATGAACTTGATAAAGCGGATTTCGTGCACGTAAAAGGAAAAAATGAAAATGAAACCGATATTATGGTGAAGATGCAAAAGCTTGCAGATCCTGCCAAACACACAAATTTTGTAAATTGTGGAGCGGATGTAAATATCCCGGTCGGTGAAGTTTTCACTTCCCCAACCTTAGAAGCCACAAACGGCGTTTTGCACGTTAAGGAAACATATCTTAACGGAATGCGTTATGAAAATTTAAAGATCAATTTTGAAGACGGTTATGTAAAAGAATACACTTGCACAAATTTCAAAGATGAAAAAGATAATAAAAATTACATTCAGGAAAATATCCTCTTCCCTCACGAAACTTTGCCTATGGGAGAATTTGCGATCGGAACGAATACACAGGCACACATAATGGCTAAAAAGTATGACATTCTTCCCATTATGCCGATTCTTATCGTGGAAAAAATGGGACCCCATTTTGCTATTGGGGACACATGCTTCAGTTGGGAAGAAGATTTTGAAGTATTCAACCCGATCGATGGAAAAGAAATAACTGCCAGAGAAAATGAACGCAGCGCAATGCGTAAAACAGATATTCAGAAGGCTTATACAAATTGTCATACCGATATCACACTCCCTTACGAAGAACTTGATTTTATTACTGGGATCACAAAAGATGGTAAGAAAATCGCCATTATTAAAGACGGAAGATTTGTAGTTCCCGGAACAGAAGAATTCAATATTCCTTTGGATGAATGGATGAATAAATAGTGTCTGTCCATAAAGTAGCCTTTTCGAGACGTCACGGACCATTCCGTGACGAATTGGAAAAATTATCTATTAAGTTAATTAGCGTTATATTTGTGAGTTGGAAAAACTTAAGTCAATCCGCCAGCTAGCGTATTAACTCAAGATTTTTCTTTACGCATAGACACGAATTAATTGTAATTGCCTATGGAATCACTGATTTTAAAAAAATATTGGATAAAAAAATACAGAAGGAGAAAAACAATGATTAAAAAAGATCTAACGAAATTTGCGAAGTATTTTACCGATTACACTGAACTTCGCGTGCAAGAAAATCGTAATATTCACTTAGCGATGGTGAACGGAGATATGATGGGTAATAGCCGTTCTGTAAATCGTGGTGTGTCTGCAAGAGTTTATAAAAAAGGCTCATGGGGATTTGCCTCGAATGCGAATATTTCCGATGACTCGATTATTAAGGTGATCAAGACTGCTTCGGAAAATGCAACTTATCTAAATTCCAAAGAGAATCTTCAAAAAGGTGAGTTGCAAAAAACCGACGCAAAGATCAGCAAAGATTTCTCAACCACAAAACCTCGCAAAACCCAAAAAGAAATGATCGAATTTTTGAATATCGTAGATTCGCACATTACTGAAAAATATCCCGAATTGAGCTCGCGAACAATTGTATTAAGCAATTTGGATATGGAAAAACAGATGATCACCTCGGATGGGGCATCCACATATTCAATGACTCCGCGAACGATTTTATATACCTTGATGAATATAGTGAAAGACGGTCAACCTTTCGAACTGTATGAAGTTTACGGCGGATTGGGTCAATTTGAAGATGTGTTCGATGATCCGCGAAATCTTTATCCAAAATTAAATAAACTTTATAAACATCTTAACGACAAAGCAAATGGTGTTTATGCAAAATCAGGATTGAAGGATTGTATTCTGGATGCTGATCTAGCCGGAATATTGGCTCATGAAGCGATTGGACATACTACCGAAGGTGACATTGTAAAAGGCGGTTCGGTTGCCGGAGATTTCCTCGGTGAAAAAGTTGCCGATGAGTTAGTAACTTTGGTAGATTTTGCTCACACAGCTTTGGGTGAACAATGTCCGATTCCGGTTTATGCGGATGATGAAGGCACAAAAGCAGAGGATGCAATTATCATCGAAAATGGTGTCTTGAAAAAATTCATGCATAATAAGGTAACTGCATTGCACTTTGGTCATGATGTTACCGGAAATGCCCGTGCTTACGGTTTTCATGATGAACCCTTAGTTCGAATGAGGAATACTGCAATCCTTCCCGGAAAAAGTAAATTGCAGGATATGATCGCTTCCATTGAAGATGGTTATTATTTGATAAAATCATCCAACGGGCAGGCGGATTCTACTAGCGAGTTTATGTTCGGAATTGTAATGGGTTATGAGATCAAGAATGGAAAACTAGGAAAAGCGATTAAAGATACAACAATAAGCGGAGTTGCCTTTGATATGCTGAAGACCATTACCATGATCTCTGATGAAATGTCCTGGAGTTGCGGTGGAATGTGTGGCAAAAAACAAATGATCCCAGTTGGAATGGGTGGTCCGGCAATCAAATGCAAAGTAAATATCGGAGGAAAATAGAATGAATAACAAAGAAATAATCCGTTATGCTCAGGCTTCATTATTGAAGGCGGGAGCTCAAAAAACAAAGTGCAATCTTATAAAAAAAGAAAAGCAGGAATTTAATGTGGCAGCTGGTGAAATATCTCTGTTCCGAACAACTTTCGATACCAATTTATATCTTACTGCGTTAGTCGATGACAAAAAAGGGACAGTAACTTTAAATAATCTTGATATGGAAAACATTGATATTTCTGCAAAGCAGGCGGTGGAAATGGCTATATCGTCCAAAGCCGATAAAGCAAACGAGATTGCCGAGCAACAACCGGCAAACGAATTTGTGAAAGAGCCAACTAAACCGGATCTGGATAAAATGTACGATAGACTCGTAGAATTTATGGCGTTTGCAAAAGAAAAACATCCCAAAACGATCATCGAAGAGATCAATTTCGATTTTACTACCAGCGATAGTTATTTGATAAATTCAAATGGAGTGGATTATTTTACCAAAAAAGGAATATATACTTTTGTGGTTATGTTCACGTCCAAAGAGGGCAAAAAAACTTCTTCCTTCAATTATGTGGCTCATGTTACAAAAGAACTGGATAAGCCTTTTAGCAAATGCGGAAATATTGATAAACTGCTCCGAGAATCCGGCGAGCAACTCGAAACGAAATCCATTCCCGAGAATTTTGTGGGCGATATGATCATTACTCCCGAATGCTTGGATGAATTTGTGAGTTATATCACAGGTTATCTCGCCGATTATCCGCTTATTACCAAAACTTCTGTTTTTAAGGATAAACTTGGGAA includes the following:
- a CDS encoding TetR/AcrR family transcriptional regulator; its protein translation is MITRKEKEIEFRENLIVDAAEKLFGEKGFEKVTMEDIALEAEYTKPTLYNYFKNKEEIFFAVYLRGWYNSTDLLFKAAARKKTGFNKLKAIAFVYNDYFKKHNIYFSLLKYIHNKGIKICDLGCKSEKEYEKVRKEKIEDFKKIIADGIKDGSISKGIEPEIAVMFFLNNLYINMHTYHNKKDVTDDFLEKATKLMLKVFK
- a CDS encoding aminopeptidase; its protein translation is MLNYTETINRLNEAVRTGYEVNLQKIKTICEEEQDQKNKFQKFAFTIAEKLLFYAEFEREYSEDYYKENSPDYLKATNAKLFAELTEENYSTCYANPEYTSKIFGTKLGPMFASYYTSVRSCLNFAMEHKLYSLKRKFGQFIEMYELIKTGSEDLVKYREIIIKLTKDLNVDRSTIALLERFDPAISKCGDIVMNADLSNMNYLYQYGKNISENESRTAQFLLDYPEEKIKELVKAMVKAYIRGFELARKNLKKKETLKIIYNIGQERIVRELVKNLNAKGLKVILNDAISTSPNRQYVYDHRFDSALYFDEDFVKRMLALQEEIMEDCSDLLVKYSGPIYFDKFGEKPFKPIQKKTCLKLSGEQQKLNQSYSISMNKLSQKYMPRTETSFSIIGFPVPDIGEQFEAIFEDTLALNMIDTDHHEQIQQYIVDELDKADFVHVKGKNENETDIMVKMQKLADPAKHTNFVNCGADVNIPVGEVFTSPTLEATNGVLHVKETYLNGMRYENLKINFEDGYVKEYTCTNFKDEKDNKNYIQENILFPHETLPMGEFAIGTNTQAHIMAKKYDILPIMPILIVEKMGPHFAIGDTCFSWEEDFEVFNPIDGKEITARENERSAMRKTDIQKAYTNCHTDITLPYEELDFITGITKDGKKIAIIKDGRFVVPGTEEFNIPLDEWMNK
- a CDS encoding TldD/PmbA family protein; translated protein: MIKKDLTKFAKYFTDYTELRVQENRNIHLAMVNGDMMGNSRSVNRGVSARVYKKGSWGFASNANISDDSIIKVIKTASENATYLNSKENLQKGELQKTDAKISKDFSTTKPRKTQKEMIEFLNIVDSHITEKYPELSSRTIVLSNLDMEKQMITSDGASTYSMTPRTILYTLMNIVKDGQPFELYEVYGGLGQFEDVFDDPRNLYPKLNKLYKHLNDKANGVYAKSGLKDCILDADLAGILAHEAIGHTTEGDIVKGGSVAGDFLGEKVADELVTLVDFAHTALGEQCPIPVYADDEGTKAEDAIIIENGVLKKFMHNKVTALHFGHDVTGNARAYGFHDEPLVRMRNTAILPGKSKLQDMIASIEDGYYLIKSSNGQADSTSEFMFGIVMGYEIKNGKLGKAIKDTTISGVAFDMLKTITMISDEMSWSCGGMCGKKQMIPVGMGGPAIKCKVNIGGK
- a CDS encoding TldD/PmbA family protein codes for the protein MNNKEIIRYAQASLLKAGAQKTKCNLIKKEKQEFNVAAGEISLFRTTFDTNLYLTALVDDKKGTVTLNNLDMENIDISAKQAVEMAISSKADKANEIAEQQPANEFVKEPTKPDLDKMYDRLVEFMAFAKEKHPKTIIEEINFDFTTSDSYLINSNGVDYFTKKGIYTFVVMFTSKEGKKTSSFNYVAHVTKELDKPFSKCGNIDKLLRESGEQLETKSIPENFVGDMIITPECLDEFVSYITGYLADYPLITKTSVFKDKLGKQIAKECFNLHSKPISDEIATSYYVTGDGYEAKDSTVIENGILKTFLLGLYGAKKTGEKRAVGSGCWEIDKGDKTLEEIIKSTKKGIILNRFSGGSPSDNGDFSGIAKNSYYVENGKIQFPISETMINGNLIEMMMNIEEISKERVNSGYNNYPWIKFNGLAISGK